Proteins from a single region of Veillonellaceae bacterium:
- the folK gene encoding 2-amino-4-hydroxy-6-hydroxymethyldihydropteridine diphosphokinase: MIILGLGSNIGERETNILNAIKQLSATEGITIDKVSAIYQTEPIGIKDQPEFLNAVISIKTGLNSYELLKICLDIETAMGRIRTVKWGPRIIDIDLLMFDELVLNEDQLCLPHPRMFERNFVLVPLIDIAGDLPIYKGLTATELLNRSTDDSKVLFYKQINLDA, from the coding sequence ATGATAATATTAGGATTAGGATCAAATATCGGCGAGCGAGAGACAAATATTTTAAATGCAATTAAGCAGCTTTCCGCAACAGAAGGAATAACTATCGATAAGGTTTCCGCAATTTATCAAACTGAACCAATTGGTATTAAAGATCAGCCGGAGTTTCTAAATGCAGTAATCAGTATAAAAACCGGCCTAAATTCCTATGAACTTCTAAAAATATGCTTAGATATCGAAACGGCTATGGGGCGCATTCGGACTGTGAAGTGGGGACCCCGTATTATTGATATCGACTTACTGATGTTTGACGAATTGGTCTTAAATGAGGATCAGTTATGCCTGCCTCATCCTAGGATGTTTGAACGAAATTTCGTTTTAGTTCCTTTAATTGATATCGCCGGCGATTTACCAATATATAAGGGCTTAACTGCAACTGAATTGTTGAACAGAAGTACCGATGATAGTAAAGTGCTGTTTTATAAGCAAATTAATTTAGATGCTTAA
- the folB gene encoding dihydroneopterin aldolase, with product MTDKILLQNMMFYAYHGVFDYEREHGQRFYVDIEINTDTKEAGESDDLNCAVDYTTVYKKIKEIVEKHRYKLLESLAAKISDELLKFDRVNSVTVRIRKPAVPIPGQIDYVQLEITRRG from the coding sequence TTGACTGATAAGATTTTGTTGCAAAATATGATGTTTTATGCCTATCACGGTGTTTTTGATTATGAACGCGAACATGGACAGCGATTTTATGTAGATATTGAGATAAATACAGATACGAAGGAGGCCGGAGAATCAGATGATTTAAATTGTGCTGTTGACTATACAACTGTGTATAAAAAAATAAAAGAAATAGTTGAAAAACACCGATATAAGTTATTGGAATCTTTGGCCGCAAAAATTTCGGATGAATTGCTGAAATTTGACCGGGTTAACAGTGTTACCGTACGGATTCGTAAACCTGCAGTGCCAATACCTGGACAAATTGATTATGTACAGTTGGAAATTACACGGAGAGGCTAA
- the folP gene encoding dihydropteroate synthase: MNARVVEISTQNQARQELKKINCDEFGINIMAPKAIFKTLKIEKVSSKAANLLKQTFLAKGGEVAVARGTADLSVEYTDVVICATMKQYNLAVAQLKMQPWGLPKIAEAINKAIKATEKFSYREYQWPGKKLLIQPHRTLIMGILNLTPDSFSDGGKYNSFDNALKKAEELIKAGADILDIGAESTRPGFAEISENQEMERMLPVLEKLAKTCEVPISIDTYKPSVAKAALDCGANIINDIWGLQKDPNMAKVVAEYNVPVVIMHNRINNEYQIDIMADICNFLKNSIDIGINARISFENFIIDPGIGFAKNGDQNIVVMSRLEELKSLGCPILLGTSRKRFIGEVLDLAVDDRVEGTAATVAVGITKGANIVRVHDVEPIARVAKMTDAMIRGDLFD, from the coding sequence ATGAACGCTCGAGTTGTCGAAATTTCAACTCAAAACCAAGCTCGCCAAGAATTAAAAAAAATAAATTGTGACGAATTTGGCATTAATATCATGGCTCCTAAAGCCATATTTAAAACATTGAAGATTGAAAAAGTTTCGTCAAAAGCAGCAAATTTACTGAAACAAACTTTTTTGGCCAAGGGTGGCGAAGTTGCTGTAGCTCGGGGGACAGCTGACCTTAGTGTTGAATATACCGATGTAGTTATCTGTGCAACAATGAAACAGTATAATCTGGCCGTGGCACAATTAAAAATGCAACCATGGGGTTTGCCCAAAATAGCTGAGGCCATAAATAAAGCTATTAAAGCTACCGAAAAATTTTCTTATCGCGAATACCAATGGCCAGGCAAGAAACTTTTGATTCAGCCTCATAGAACACTTATTATGGGAATATTGAATCTTACTCCTGACTCTTTTTCTGACGGAGGCAAGTATAATAGTTTTGATAATGCACTAAAAAAAGCTGAAGAACTGATTAAAGCCGGAGCCGACATACTTGATATCGGCGCAGAATCAACTCGCCCGGGCTTCGCAGAAATATCAGAAAACCAAGAAATGGAACGTATGTTACCTGTGCTGGAAAAACTGGCGAAAACATGTGAGGTGCCGATTTCGATTGACACATACAAACCGAGTGTTGCTAAAGCGGCGTTAGACTGCGGCGCAAATATAATTAATGATATTTGGGGGCTGCAAAAAGACCCTAACATGGCAAAAGTAGTTGCGGAGTATAATGTGCCGGTAGTAATTATGCATAATCGTATAAATAACGAGTATCAGATTGACATTATGGCTGATATTTGCAATTTTTTAAAAAACAGTATTGATATCGGCATCAATGCTAGAATAAGCTTTGAAAATTTTATTATTGATCCAGGCATTGGTTTTGCCAAGAATGGAGACCAGAACATTGTCGTGATGTCTAGGCTTGAAGAACTTAAATCGTTAGGATGTCCAATTTTGCTTGGTACATCCCGCAAAAGATTTATAGGCGAAGTTCTCGATCTTGCGGTTGACGATCGCGTTGAAGGAACTGCGGCGACGGTCGCGGTAGGTATAACTAAGGGCGCAAATATTGTCAGGGTTCATGATGTAGAGCCGATAGCAAGAGTAGCCAAGATGACTGATGCCATGATAAGGGGGGATTTGTTTGACTGA
- a CDS encoding nicotinate phosphoribosyltransferase, which produces MKSRLSPDVFRIPVEEIKNGFFSDSYFLRTQEILNRDNYHPRVLMQVFQRQHAVLCGIDEALAIIQKCAHNPKDLVVKALHDGDEIRPWESVLTIEGDLANFSHLETVFLGVIARQTKIATNVRRVVKAASGKPVVFFPSRFDYYSVQLADGYAAHIGGVTGVSTPANGAYYGEEALGTIPHALIAAYKGDSLRATKAFDKYMDKSIGRVALVDFDNDCVRTSLQIARELKDKLSAVRLDTSETVVDASVLPNMGMIKPTGVCPQLVFNVRSALDAEGFNHVKIMVSGGFNAERIAQYEKAKVPVDIYAVGSSLFSSNNINFTADVVMVDGKPCAKFGRRYLPNPRLETVEL; this is translated from the coding sequence ATGAAATCACGCCTATCCCCGGATGTTTTTCGCATTCCCGTCGAAGAAATAAAAAACGGGTTTTTTAGCGACAGTTATTTTTTACGCACTCAGGAAATTCTAAATCGTGACAACTACCATCCCCGTGTGCTAATGCAGGTTTTTCAACGTCAACATGCTGTATTATGCGGTATAGATGAGGCGCTTGCCATTATTCAGAAGTGCGCGCATAATCCAAAAGATTTAGTTGTAAAAGCACTTCACGATGGCGACGAAATTCGCCCTTGGGAATCAGTGCTCACCATCGAAGGTGACTTAGCAAACTTTTCTCATCTTGAAACTGTTTTCCTTGGAGTTATAGCTAGACAGACTAAAATTGCAACAAATGTTCGCAGAGTAGTTAAAGCTGCCTCCGGAAAACCAGTTGTATTTTTTCCGTCACGGTTTGACTATTACTCGGTACAGCTTGCTGACGGATATGCCGCCCACATCGGTGGGGTAACTGGTGTATCTACCCCGGCCAACGGTGCATATTATGGTGAAGAAGCTCTTGGTACTATTCCCCATGCACTAATAGCGGCATATAAAGGAGATTCTCTAAGAGCAACAAAGGCTTTTGATAAATACATGGACAAGTCTATAGGTCGGGTAGCGTTAGTCGATTTTGATAATGATTGTGTTAGAACAAGTCTCCAGATTGCTCGCGAGCTTAAGGATAAGTTGTCGGCAGTTCGCCTGGATACCTCTGAAACCGTTGTTGATGCTTCTGTTCTTCCGAATATGGGAATGATCAAACCGACCGGTGTTTGCCCACAGTTAGTATTTAATGTTCGCTCCGCTCTTGATGCGGAGGGATTCAACCACGTTAAAATTATGGTTTCAGGCGGCTTCAATGCTGAACGTATTGCTCAATATGAGAAAGCCAAGGTTCCTGTTGATATATACGCCGTCGGAAGCAGCTTGTTTAGCAGTAATAACATCAATTTCACAGCCGATGTGGTTATGGTCGATGGTAAACCCTGTGCCAAATTCGGCCGACGCTATCTTCCTAATCCCCGCTTAGAAACTGTAGAACTATAG
- a CDS encoding methyl-accepting chemotaxis protein: MANISLLNCFIAVAEYIPQLISGRVGMVVCDCEKWVASNSIPELAHQVVVGEPVKPGSAAHIAMEQRKKVLVEVPSEVYGIPYIAISIPIIENGEVFGAVAIHESLARKETLLAAAKQLSSSASDLSLSIQSVLAQAEEMAASGKMLKGLSIQANKQVSETDVVVNFIKNVASETNLLGLNAAIEAARVGELGRGFGVVADEVRKLAVNSASSATQITDTLSGINESIQQIATEISQIDVVTSQQADTIQKLTAHSQELMAMSEQLTRMAENLNKEN, from the coding sequence ATGGCTAATATTTCGTTATTAAATTGCTTTATCGCTGTAGCAGAGTATATACCACAATTAATTAGCGGAAGAGTAGGAATGGTTGTTTGCGATTGTGAGAAATGGGTTGCTTCAAATTCTATTCCTGAACTTGCACACCAAGTAGTTGTTGGGGAGCCCGTTAAGCCAGGCTCAGCCGCGCATATTGCTATGGAGCAGCGTAAAAAGGTATTGGTAGAAGTACCTAGCGAAGTTTACGGTATACCTTATATTGCAATTAGTATCCCGATAATTGAGAATGGCGAAGTGTTTGGTGCGGTAGCCATTCATGAATCATTGGCCCGTAAAGAAACGTTGCTGGCAGCAGCTAAACAGTTATCTAGCTCGGCATCAGACCTGTCATTATCTATTCAATCAGTCTTAGCGCAAGCCGAGGAAATGGCTGCTAGTGGTAAAATGCTTAAGGGTTTATCTATACAGGCTAATAAACAAGTCAGTGAAACTGATGTCGTTGTTAATTTTATAAAAAACGTTGCTAGTGAAACTAACTTATTGGGTTTAAACGCAGCTATAGAAGCAGCCCGCGTAGGCGAATTAGGACGAGGATTTGGTGTTGTGGCTGATGAAGTTCGCAAACTAGCTGTAAATAGTGCTAGCTCTGCTACACAGATAACTGATACTTTAAGCGGGATCAATGAAAGTATCCAACAGATAGCTACAGAGATCAGCCAAATCGATGTAGTGACCTCTCAGCAAGCCGATACTATCCAAAAACTCACTGCGCATAGTCAGGAATTAATGGCAATGTCAGAGCAGTTAACTAGGATGGCAGAAAACCTTAATAAAGAGAATTAG
- the sigK gene encoding RNA polymerase sporulation sigma factor SigK, giving the protein MSFFAALAASIIKGIALLVSYVTNNTFPLPLTEKEEKTYLDRLKNGDEKAKNVLIERNLRLVAHIVKKFDNTGEDVDDLISIGTIGLIKAINTFDMAKKIRLATYAARCIENEILMHLRSTRRIRAEVSLYDPIGVDKEGNEITLIDVLGTAPDVVAEAVENQCECERLSKQISRLSNREKWVLEMRFGMPDGNRKTQRDIAQMLGISRSYVSRIEKRAIGKLGKNLSAEEIQ; this is encoded by the coding sequence GTGTCTTTTTTTGCAGCGTTAGCGGCTTCCATAATTAAGGGGATTGCGCTCCTTGTTTCGTATGTTACCAATAACACATTTCCTTTACCATTAACAGAAAAGGAAGAAAAAACGTACTTAGACCGGTTGAAAAATGGTGATGAAAAAGCAAAAAATGTTCTGATTGAGCGTAATTTGCGGTTGGTAGCTCATATTGTAAAGAAATTTGATAATACAGGGGAAGACGTTGATGATCTTATATCAATTGGTACAATTGGTCTGATAAAAGCAATAAATACCTTTGATATGGCAAAAAAAATCCGACTAGCTACATATGCAGCCCGCTGTATTGAAAATGAAATTCTCATGCATCTAAGAAGTACTCGCCGAATCAGGGCTGAAGTAAGTCTTTATGATCCCATTGGCGTAGATAAAGAAGGGAACGAGATAACACTGATAGATGTTTTAGGAACAGCGCCCGATGTGGTTGCTGAGGCTGTTGAGAATCAATGTGAATGCGAGCGGCTGAGCAAGCAAATTAGCCGTCTTAGCAATCGGGAGAAGTGGGTATTGGAAATGCGGTTTGGAATGCCAGATGGTAACAGGAAAACACAGCGGGATATTGCCCAAATGCTAGGTATATCGCGATCATATGTGTCAAGAATCGAAAAGCGGGCGATAGGCAAGCTTGGTAAGAACCTTTCCGCAGAAGAAATTCAATAA
- the yyaC gene encoding spore protease YyaC, with translation MGKFANKLTANLHDVFARDKIHQHIVQLLRKQEGLKIRSIVILCIGSDRYTGDALGPLIGSDLKENTKLNVYGSLDYPVHAGNLVETISVIKHQYHHPLIIAIDACLGKPNEIGNIEVWEGGLQAGIAVGHRLPCVGDISIIGVVNSGGQLGYLDLQSTPLSIVVKLSKVISLALRDAVPVLEEESICMLSC, from the coding sequence ATGGGTAAATTTGCCAACAAATTAACCGCTAACTTACATGATGTATTTGCTCGCGATAAAATCCATCAGCATATAGTTCAGCTGCTGCGCAAACAGGAAGGGCTTAAGATAAGATCGATAGTTATACTGTGCATAGGCTCTGACCGTTATACCGGCGATGCTCTTGGCCCTTTAATAGGATCGGACTTAAAAGAAAATACCAAGCTTAATGTTTACGGGAGTTTAGACTATCCTGTTCATGCCGGTAACTTGGTAGAAACAATAAGTGTTATAAAACACCAGTACCACCATCCACTGATAATTGCAATCGACGCATGCTTAGGAAAACCAAACGAAATTGGTAATATCGAAGTATGGGAAGGCGGTCTGCAGGCTGGAATCGCAGTGGGACACCGACTTCCGTGTGTTGGTGATATCTCTATAATCGGTGTTGTTAATTCCGGCGGGCAGCTCGGGTATTTAGATCTTCAGAGTACGCCGCTATCGATTGTTGTTAAGCTTAGTAAAGTCATAAGCCTTGCGTTGAGGGATGCTGTTCCTGTATTGGAAGAGGAATCAATCTGTATGCTATCGTGCTAA